ACTACTGATAAAACCGAGAACTGAGATGGGGAATATACTATCTAATTGCCCAAAAATCATGTTTAAAATCTATACAACTTGTTTTCACCGAGCTCACACATTAATAAAATATGATAAGCTTGTGCTTTATGTTTGTACCTAAAAACTAATGTTAAGCTTCGTTCTACACCCCTTGTACTCGAAAAATAAGTTTATATAAGATGTTTTCTTATCGATTAACGGTCTATTATATTGGTTAATTAATGTTTATATTGTTTCTTGCTAATGTGGATATGTGCTCAGGTTAAACCGATTACTGACATCTATCAACACAATAAAATCTATTTAAAACAACAACTTGATATTTATTTACTTAATTATGTTATATATTCTTTCCTTACTCCCACCTTCACTTTTGATTATGCAAATGCCTCTACATAGAAACAATAAAGGTAAAGTAGTAGTCATTACGCAACTTGGTAAACCAAAACCGCAAACAAGTCTGCTTGCAATGTATACGTAATACCATGGCCGCAAAAAGTACTTACTCTATTTAGCTCAAGTCGTGACCACTTCAATATTCTTCTTTATCATAAAGCAGGATGTTAAATAATGTTGACATCAAGTTAGTAGATTGATAATTTTATCTGTTCAAAATACATTCATAGATCATAATATTCACAAAAAACAAGTGTGCTCATATCCATTAGTAATATACCGGGGTAAGACAAGCCACTACAAGTATTTTTAATTGACCGAGATTTCTTGCAAGTATATCTTATACTCTTTTTTTTTTGTAACACCGGCTATCTTTTATCCTGGATTTTGTAGAGTAGGTAAAACACACACACACATTATATTTATATGACTGTTACTGCTATAAGACCAGAGTACTATAAATTATACAGAGCATAGTGTAGAGTAGGTACTTTTTTATACTATACACGAAAGCAGTTCTATTTAAGATTGAATGTAATCGAACAAAAGAAAAATAAGAGAAGAAAGTCATAGTAGTTAAGTTCAGTTCCTGACATGGTAAGTATAGTGGGTAATATCTAAACATCACAAAGCTGTCATCCTCCCCACCACTTATACAGCCTGTCATCACTCTTCTACTGGTCTACAACACGACAATGTCCTACGTGGCTTCCAATTTTTTTTGTAACACGAACTCTTCTTGTCTATTTATAACACAAATCTCCCCTTTGTTTTCCACATTATTATTTCCACTCAATAATCCCTTCTTCCACCGGAAAACGAGTCACGACTCACGAGTCAACTCAACAAGTTACTAAGAATCATATTAACACTTACATATGGGTATATGCAGTTCAAGCGAGTCGACACAAGTCGCGACGTCGAAACTGATATTGCAAGACGGGAAGATGATGGAGTTTGCGAACCCCGTAAAAGTCGGATACGTTTTGCAAAAGTATCCCATGTGTTTTATCTGTAACTCAGACGATATGGACTTCGACGACGCCGTTTCAGCTATTAGCGCCGACGAGGAGCTTCAGCTTGGTCAGATATACTTCGCTCTTCCTCTTCGTTGGCTTCGGGAGCCACTTAAAGCGGAGGAGATGGCTGCATTGGCCGTTAAAGCTAGCTCTGCTCTCATGAGAAGCGGTGGTGGTGGTGGAGGAAGTTGTCGCCGGAAGTGTATTAATCCTATTGTCGTCTCTGATAAATATCGTCTTCAAGTTGGCTCCGGTGATGATACCGTGGGATCAGGTCGGGTAAGGAGGAAAGGGAGAAACGTTGACGGTGGTGGTGGTAGCACTAGTAGTGGCCGGCGGAGGAAATGTTACGCGGCTGAGTTGAGTACGATAGAAGAGTGAAGGGTAGTTTTGGAATTTGTGGATAGTTGTAACTATGTTGGGGTATTTTAGTCATTTAATTAAGAAGCAATTTGCAAATTAGCATGTTCGAAAAATTATATTTTGGGATTTTAGTAGTTAGACCATCATTAATAATTTAATATCAAGGAGGTCTTTTTACAATTAAAATAGAAAAAGAATTATAAAACGACAGACAAATTACTCAAAAAAAAATAGAAATTCTAATAATATTTTTAGTTTATTTTTACATTTATATGTTAATTAAATTATTCAATAATAATAATATTTATGTTTTATGGTTAGTGTGCTTAGTAGTACATCTCTCATTGGGTTGTGGCATTTGTCGAGTAAAATTCAAATGATTAGTATTGTTTTGGTAAAAAAAAGTAGATCATCATATTAAACAATACTCCAATAATCTCATGTCATCTTTTGGATATACGGAGATATACATGTCATGTGACTGGTTTCAATAATATTTCGTAACGCGGTACTGGATCGCAGTATAAATTAAAACGAAAAAAAGTTTCTTGCTACACCATGTATACTATAATATGGTGCAAACCATCCAGAGTATAGAAATGTGTCGATAAATACACGATATATATGATAATACATGCCACATATATGACGTTAATAAAAACATGGTGCCAACGTCATAACGAAGTCTAATTGATTTTAGCTTTAAAAATTGGGGTCATAGCGTAATTTATTAAAGTTAAACTTCGACCCGAACCAAACGATAACCCCCCCCCCCCTTCCCCCGCCAAATCGATTTCATTTAGGGTTCATCGTTTTAAAACAGAAAGAGACTGAGAGAAAATGAGATAGAATTAGTAAAAGATGGAGCAATAAGGGAAAGGGCAAGGCAAATGAAAGCAATGTGCTTTGTTACTGTGTGTTGCTGGCGAAGATATATCAAGCTTGGACAGACAAAAATCCGGGTCGAAGGTTCTATGGGTGTGAAAAATTCAAGGTATAAGCTAATTGTGAATCATGTAGAGTATAGTCATGGAGTTCTTTGGGAAGTTTTTAATTTTGTGTTTGTGTTAGAGTGCAGGTGATTGCTGGTTTTTCAATGGTTCGATGAGGGAGAAGCTTTTGGATGGCAAAAGAAAGCTTTGATTGAAGCTAGAAACGAAATTCGCCAGAAGGACAAGACTATTATGGGATTGAAGAAGACCATTTCGAAGCTTCAAAGTGATTTGGCCAAAAATGCCGAAGTGGAAGAAGACATCATTAACGCCTTTCTCAAGCTCCGAAGACATGCTCATTATCTTTAAAAACTTTTGTAATGTTGTTATTGTAATGCTTAACTATGTAATGGTTTGAAAATGTATGGAAATCAACTTCAGTTAGCAATAAAAAAAAGAGTTTGAACTCATTGCTTTAACATCCAAAATAGGCAATCATACATAACAAGAGAGACATCAACAATAGTTTAACATCCAAAATAGAAATATCCGAATAGAGAAAGGTCATATCCAAAGACCAAAGAAAACATCGAAAGAGGAGAAAAAGACATCTGAGAGAAGAAAAATACATCCTAGAGAAGTCAAGGTTGTGTAGCAGGTGGTGCAGTTGAGGAAACGTCATCGATTGCTTGCTCATGTGATTGTTGTTCCATGTTGAGACGCCTACACTTTCTGCTTTCAACAGACTGCAACATAATAAAGTGAATCAAACACGAGAAAGAAAAAAAGCTAGACAATTGCGACGACAATGTACCTCACGAGGACACTTCCTTGAGTTGTGGTCTTCACCACCACAAAGACCACAATGACATATTCTTCCTTTTCTATCAACTTTGGTGTGATTTTTCTTCGGGGATTCACGCACTCCTTTAATCCTTGCCTTCCCTTTTGCTCTTCCAGGCGGTCTCTTGTATGGTGGTGCTTCAATACGGTCTGCACCAGATAGCTTCCAAAACCTTGGACCATTTACAGCCCCCAATCCATCCATGTACAAACCTCGCCACTTTGATTCCTGATACTCATCTTCACTCTCTTCTGCTTCATCATCACCATCAACCTCGTCATCTTGTAGCTCAGCATCAACCTCGTTACCATCAACCTCGTCGTTTTGTAGCTCAGCATCAAGCTCGTTACCATCAACCTCGTCGTCTTGTAGCTAAGCATCAAGCTCGTCACCATCAATAGCTTCGTGCTCAGTCTCCGCGTCAACCACAGCACCATCAACAATAACAACACTATTTTCAGGTTTCTCTATGAAGACATCAAGCTCCCCATAATAACGACCATTAGAAGCCATCCTCTTTTTGTTTTTCTCTCCATTTTCAAGCAATTCATTCTCTGAGATATCCTCATATGGTAACTTGTACCACATTCTCCCCACACTAACTTTTAGAACAATGATCTTCAAAAATTCTTCATAAACTGCATCACCATTGACTTCAAACTGATCCATAAAACCATCGACATAATTTAGCTTCCCATCTTCATCATTTTTGAACACACCGGAATGGAAGCAATTAATCTTCACCGGTATTGAATCACTGTTACCAATAAAATAGCATTAGAACATGGTAAAGCCATCCATTGATTCCAATAATCGAAGTAAACAAGCAAGGGTTCTTACCTCATCGTCGCCTTGTTTCTTCGATTAGCTCATCCGAATTTGATTTCACCGAAACTGAATCGATAACACCAAACCCTTCTCTGCAATCTCTCTTTGTCTCTAAAAAATCTCTCAATCTCTTTTCGAAATCCCCAATATTTTCTTGTTTGGAACCCTAAGAGCAATGAAATCGATTTGGGGAAAAATGGTTAAGTCTGGGTCAAGTTTTTCGTTTGGTTCGGGTCAGATATTGTTAATCGGACTTTAACTTTAATAAATTACGCTCTAAACCCAATTATTTAAGCTAAAATCAATTAAACTTTGTTATGATGTTGGCACCATGTTTTTATTAACGTCGTATATTTGGAATGTATTTATCATATACATCGTGTAGGTTTCAACACATTTCTAAACTCTGGATGGTTTTCACCATATTATAGTAAACATGGTGTAGCTGAGAAACTTTTTCCAAATTAAAATGCATGGTTACACAAAATAGTCAAAATACATATATACATATACATGCATATGTGATAGTATTACACATACATGTGGTTCTTTAATCACTCCACTCTTGTGTCTATTAAAGAAAACTGAGTTCTTATCTATTTTCTTCAGGTTGTACTATTGTTTTCTTTCTAATTTATTTCATGTCAACCTAATTTATATCACGTTAAATTCTTTAGCATTTAAAACGTCTCATTTGAATATTACAAGTATGACCCATATGTAAGATCAAACTGGAAATATGTTTTCTGTAGCTTCATTTTTAAATGACTATCTGGATTGTGAAACAAAAAAATTAGTAAACGGTGTAACATGATTACATGATAAGCTTGGGACCATTTTATTTGCCTTTTGTACAACTCGTAACAGAAATAGATAAATAGTTGTATAGATGACCTTTGATATTCGCCTTTTGTATATCTACTCCACAAATTTTTTTTATCTATCAACGGTCTTAGTACAATTCATAATCGGTTTTATAGAAAGCCTCTTAATTTTAAAAGTCCAGCTGTTTGTTCGATCTTCCAGTCATCTACGATGTAGCCATTTGCCAATCAATTTATGATTTGTATGAAACTTTTTGTTTATTAATGCGACTGTCCTCAACATTTATTACTAATTATAAAGACTCATTGGTTGACAGAAAACAAAACACTCGTTGATAAGTTCTACAAATCCACCAGCTGTTTGAATGTTCCTTGTTTATTTTTAAGAAATAATCTAAGCTTTCTGTAGTACTACTACTAGTATTGTTTTCTTGTCTTTACCCCGTAAATTTAGCTTCTGGATGTTTATCATTTATTGTTTTTGTTTAGATTCTTTGCCTCTAACGTTTCCCAAGATCTAGAATTATTATTTCGTATAGTACTGTGAAAAATGTTATAATCAAATTTTAGATCAGACATAATTGAAGCAGTGGATATAGTCGGTCGAATCAACCATGTCTCGATATATTTGCCACAAATTATTTCAAAATTTTCATGATTTGTTTTTATTCCACACGTTGTAAAAATCATATTGTGTCCTTTACTGTGAATAGTTATGTCAAATTTTGGATCCGACATAACTGAAGCAGTCGATATGAGTCGGTCGACCCAACCATATCTCGATATTTTTGCAACAAACTATTTCAAACTTTTCATGATTTGTTAATATTGTACACGTTCTTAAAATCATATTGTGACCTTTCCATATGGTTTAATTAGTAAATACGTTCATCTCAATTATAATAGTTAAGAGATTGCGAAAGATTTGGTCAAAACGAACAAAAACATAACCATGAAAAATAACTCCTATATATATGACAAGAATTTTTTTTTTGTGTGTTCATCAACGACTATATGATTATTTATGTAGTTATATAAACGTCTACAAGACTACAACCACCTTGTAAAATGTAAACACAAGGAAGAAGTTAAGACAAGATGTTTAAAACATATTATATAGTATACACGATTATAAGTGACTATTAATAAACTGTTTCACTCTTACTAGCTATCACATGATTCCTAATCAAGATCGAATCCATTGCAATTCATGAGTTCTTTTTAATAATATTTCTTCCACTACATACATATATGTATATATGCATTATAAACCAATGATGTTCTATGTGAATTGGACCAACATGAAAACAGTTGGATTGTAACCAACAAATTTGTTACCCGCGCGATCATTTTGCTTTGCTAGTATCTCTACATAAAACAGTATAAAACCAAAAAAAAGTAGAGAAAAAAAACTAATAAATAACTATTACACATAGAATCTGATTGGATAGCTGTTTTAGAGTAAAAGTTTAAACTAAAAAATGTTACTCCAGTTTCCACTACA
The DNA window shown above is from Brassica oleracea var. oleracea cultivar TO1000 chromosome C3, BOL, whole genome shotgun sequence and carries:
- the LOC106332081 gene encoding uncharacterized protein LOC106332081, which codes for MGICSSSESTQVATSKLILQDGKMMEFANPVKVGYVLQKYPMCFICNSDDMDFDDAVSAISADEELQLGQIYFALPLRWLREPLKAEEMAALAVKASSALMRSGGGGGGSCRRKCINPIVVSDKYRLQVGSGDDTVGSGRVRRKGRNVDGGGGSTSSGRRRKCYAAELSTIEE